A region of Ictidomys tridecemlineatus isolate mIctTri1 chromosome 4, mIctTri1.hap1, whole genome shotgun sequence DNA encodes the following proteins:
- the Sct gene encoding secretin, which produces MAPWPLPPSLLLLLLLLLLLGGSTARPAALRAPRHSDGTFTSELSRLRDSARLQRLLQGLVGKRSEQDTENRTSWFQPTEGQVCLLWSDEPALQAWMPPRAPLHQVWSPWLPSVARPGHSSRGG; this is translated from the exons ATGGCTCCCTGGCCACTGCCGCCgtcgctgctgctgctgctgctgctgctgctgctgctggggggCTCCACCGCGCGCCCCGCGGCCCTCAG GGCTCCGCGACACTCTGACGGGACGTTCACCAGTGAGCTCAGCCGCCTGCGGGACAGCGCGCGGCTGCAGCGGCTGCTGCAGGGCCTGGTGGGGAAGCGCAG CGAGCAGGACACCGAGAACCGCACCTCCTGGTTTCAACCCACAGAGGGCCAGGTGTGCCTGCTGTGGTCAGATGAGCCAGCCCTGCAGGCCTG GATGCCACCCAGAGCCCCTCTGCATCAGGTCTGGTCTCCCTGGCTGCCTAGTGTGGCTAGGCCTGGTCACAGTTCCAGAGGCGGCTGA
- the Cdhr5 gene encoding cadherin-related family member 5 isoform X3, translated as MTAAKMGAQALRWPPLLLALLTVLLGHSPGATAQTQVCSVDKTFLQVQENENITEALVNISVPDGQQVTLGSSSTPSAFRILENQLFLSVIPDYEENTMLEAHLECKRGNTVVTQLRVFVVVLDVNDNAPEFPFTTKEQDVQEDTKVNSTVIPEAELQATDRDKDSTLFYTLQEVTPGAGSFFSLLGVNRPALRLDRALDFYQWQNMTFRLLVRDTREEHQEPSHTATATLVLKVLPADLRPPWFLPCSYSDGSVCIQAQYRGAIPTGHTLLSPLILRPGPIYAVDGDRGINERVIYSIIGGNKDNTFAIDPDSGNLTMTKSVPSPMTFLLLVKGEQADLARYSVTQVTVEARQAHGSQPHFSQSLYRGTVAPGSGSGVAVKDATSPSQPLRIWAQDPEFPDLNSAITYQITNCSEFRMAGEMVLTATAIEQAGVFYAEVEARNTATAGVATTVVEIRVSEQEPPSTGTSPTTTPDVGAGTSRPTTPGGGSAQTQKPGTSRPTVPGPSRSPPPSGTPGSSTGGSVPIQDDQHFSIVDMAVLGGVLGALLLLALLGLAILIHKHYGHRLNCCSGKAAEPQPHGFDNQAFLGDQEANWAPAPSPSPGPKSVEVPPEPPSPGSPVPEPPSTESPDPGPFASAPESPVAARAVDSPSAVRSILTKERRPEGGYKAVWFGEDIGAEADVVVLNAPTADADGAGDSDSEDAGQGWGPRGAPAPEDDSTYI; from the exons ATGACAGCGGCCAAGATGGGGGCTCAGGCCCTGCGATGGCCTCCCCTGCTGCTGGCGCTGCTCACCGTGCTGCTTGGCCATTCCCCGGGAGCCACAGCCCAGACTCAGG TCTGCTCAGTGGACAAGACCTTCCTCCAAGTGCAGGAGAACGAAAACATCACGGAAGCCCTGGTGAACATCTCCGTCCCAGATGGCCAGCAGGTGACCCTCGGATCCTCGTCCACCCCATCCGCATTTCGGAtcctagaaaaccagctctttcTCAGCGTGATTCCTGATTATGAG GAGAATACGATGCTGGAGGCACACCTGGAGTGCAAGAGGGGGAACACCGTG GTGACGCAGCTGAGGGTGTTTGTGGTGGTGCTGGATGTCAACGACAATGCCCCAGAGTTCCCCTTCACCACCAAGGAGCAGGACGTGCAGGAG GACACCAAAGTGAACTCTACAGTCATCCCTGAGGCAGAACTACAGGCCACGGACCGTGACAAGGACAGCACCTTATTCTACACCCtacaggaagtgacccca GGCGCTGGCAGCTTCTTCTCCCTTTTGGGGGTGAACCGCCCTGCCCTGAGGCTGGACCGGGCCCTGGACTTCTACCAGTGGCAGAACATGACCTTCCGGCTGCTGGTGCGG GACACAAGGGAGGAGCACCAGGAGCCCAGCCACACAGCCACGGCCACCCTGGTCCTGAAGGTGCTGCCCGCTGACCTGCGGCCACCCTGGTTCTTGCCCTGCTCCTACTCAGACGGCTCCGTCTGCATCCAGGCTCAGTACCGGGGGGCCATCCCCACAGGACACACACTG ctgTCCCCCCTCATCCTGCGTCCGGGGCCCATCTATGCTGTGGACGGAGATCGGGGCATCAACGAGCGGGTCATCTACAGCATTATAGGGG GAAACAAGGACAACACATTTGCCATCGACCCAGACTCTGGCAACCTCACCATGACCAAGAgtgtccccagccccatgacaTTCCTGCTACTGGTCAAG GGTGAACAGGCTGATCTGGCCCGTTACTCGGTGACCCAGGTCACTGTGGAGGCCCGCCAGGCCCATGGGAGCCAGCCCCACTTCTCCCAGAGCCTGTACCGAGGCACTGTGGCCCCTGGCTCTGGGTCTGGTGTGGCTGTCAAGGATGCCACCTCCCCCTCTCAGCCTCTGAGGATCTGGGCTCAGGACCCCGAGTTCCCG GACTTGAACTCGGCCATTACCTATCAAATCACCAACTGCTCCGAGTTCCGGATGGCCGGAGAGATGGTGCTGACTGCCACGGCAATAGAGCAAGCCGGGGTCTTCTACGCAGAG GTGGAGGCCAGGAACACGGCGACTGCGGGTGTAGCCACCACTGTTGTTGAGATTCGCGTTTCAGAGCAGGAGCCCCCGTCCACAG GGACTTCTCCAACGACCACCCCCGATGTGGGAGCAGGCACGTCACGACCAACCACGCCCGGTGGGGGCTCAGCACAGACCCAGAAGCCTGGGACCTCTCGGCCCACGGTCCCTGGGCCCAGCAGGAGCCCCCCACCCTCAG GGACGCCAGGAAGCAGCACAGGAGGAAGTGTCCCAATACAGGATGACCAGCACTTCTCCATAGTGGACATGGCAGTGCTGGGAGGGGTGCTGGGTGCACTGCTGTTGCTGGCCCTCCTGGGCCTGGCCATCCTCATTCACAAACACTATGGTCACCGACTGAATTGCTGCTCTGGCAAAGCTGCG gagccccagccccacgGCTTTGACAATCAGGCCTTTCTGGGGGACCAGGAGGCCAACTGGGCACCTGCCCCTAGCCCCAGTCCGGGGCCCAAGTCTGTGGAGGTGCCACCGGAGCCGCCCAGCCCCGGGTCCCCTGTCCCTGAGCCTCCCAGCACGGAGTCCCCAGACCCAGGTCCCTTCGCCAGTGCCCCTGAGTCCCCGGTGGCCGCCAGGGCTGTGGACAGCCCCTCAGCAGTGAGATCCATCCTGACCAAGGAGCGGCGCCCCGAGGGCGGCTACAAGGCCGTGTGGTTCGGCGAGGACATTGGGGCCGAGGCCGACGTGGTTGTCCTTAACGCACCCACCGCGGACGCGGACGGCGCGGGCGACTCTGACAGCGAGGACGctggccagggctggggtccCCGCGGCGCGCCTGCGCCGGAAGACGACTCCACCTACATCTAG
- the Cdhr5 gene encoding cadherin-related family member 5 isoform X1 → MTAAKMGAQALRWPPLLLALLTVLLGHSPGATAQTQVCSVDKTFLQVQENENITEALVNISVPDGQQVTLGSSSTPSAFRILENQLFLSVIPDYEENTMLEAHLECKRGNTVVTQLRVFVVVLDVNDNAPEFPFTTKEQDVQEDTKVNSTVIPEAELQATDRDKDSTLFYTLQEVTPGAGSFFSLLGVNRPALRLDRALDFYQWQNMTFRLLVRDTREEHQEPSHTATATLVLKVLPADLRPPWFLPCSYSDGSVCIQAQYRGAIPTGHTLLSPLILRPGPIYAVDGDRGINERVIYSIIGGNKDNTFAIDPDSGNLTMTKSVPSPMTFLLLVKGEQADLARYSVTQVTVEARQAHGSQPHFSQSLYRGTVAPGSGSGVAVKDATSPSQPLRIWAQDPEFPDLNSAITYQITNCSEFRMAGEMVLTATAIEQAGVFYAEVEARNTATAGVATTVVEIRVSEQEPPSTGSPEPPTSPETGRTTGPWSSTTSEAPRPPGTSQGPSTTSSGGGSGPHPPLGTTLRPLTSPTPGGPTSLGVGTSTQPATPGGGSAQTQKPETPGPTAPGPGAGTSPQPATPSGGSAQTSKPGTSPTTTPDVGAGTSRPTTPGGGSAQTQKPGTSRPTVPGPSRSPPPSGTPGSSTGGSVPIQDDQHFSIVDMAVLGGVLGALLLLALLGLAILIHKHYGHRLNCCSGKAAEPQPHGFDNQAFLGDQEANWAPAPSPSPGPKSVEVPPEPPSPGSPVPEPPSTESPDPGPFASAPESPVAARAVDSPSAVRSILTKERRPEGGYKAVWFGEDIGAEADVVVLNAPTADADGAGDSDSEDAGQGWGPRGAPAPEDDSTYI, encoded by the exons ATGACAGCGGCCAAGATGGGGGCTCAGGCCCTGCGATGGCCTCCCCTGCTGCTGGCGCTGCTCACCGTGCTGCTTGGCCATTCCCCGGGAGCCACAGCCCAGACTCAGG TCTGCTCAGTGGACAAGACCTTCCTCCAAGTGCAGGAGAACGAAAACATCACGGAAGCCCTGGTGAACATCTCCGTCCCAGATGGCCAGCAGGTGACCCTCGGATCCTCGTCCACCCCATCCGCATTTCGGAtcctagaaaaccagctctttcTCAGCGTGATTCCTGATTATGAG GAGAATACGATGCTGGAGGCACACCTGGAGTGCAAGAGGGGGAACACCGTG GTGACGCAGCTGAGGGTGTTTGTGGTGGTGCTGGATGTCAACGACAATGCCCCAGAGTTCCCCTTCACCACCAAGGAGCAGGACGTGCAGGAG GACACCAAAGTGAACTCTACAGTCATCCCTGAGGCAGAACTACAGGCCACGGACCGTGACAAGGACAGCACCTTATTCTACACCCtacaggaagtgacccca GGCGCTGGCAGCTTCTTCTCCCTTTTGGGGGTGAACCGCCCTGCCCTGAGGCTGGACCGGGCCCTGGACTTCTACCAGTGGCAGAACATGACCTTCCGGCTGCTGGTGCGG GACACAAGGGAGGAGCACCAGGAGCCCAGCCACACAGCCACGGCCACCCTGGTCCTGAAGGTGCTGCCCGCTGACCTGCGGCCACCCTGGTTCTTGCCCTGCTCCTACTCAGACGGCTCCGTCTGCATCCAGGCTCAGTACCGGGGGGCCATCCCCACAGGACACACACTG ctgTCCCCCCTCATCCTGCGTCCGGGGCCCATCTATGCTGTGGACGGAGATCGGGGCATCAACGAGCGGGTCATCTACAGCATTATAGGGG GAAACAAGGACAACACATTTGCCATCGACCCAGACTCTGGCAACCTCACCATGACCAAGAgtgtccccagccccatgacaTTCCTGCTACTGGTCAAG GGTGAACAGGCTGATCTGGCCCGTTACTCGGTGACCCAGGTCACTGTGGAGGCCCGCCAGGCCCATGGGAGCCAGCCCCACTTCTCCCAGAGCCTGTACCGAGGCACTGTGGCCCCTGGCTCTGGGTCTGGTGTGGCTGTCAAGGATGCCACCTCCCCCTCTCAGCCTCTGAGGATCTGGGCTCAGGACCCCGAGTTCCCG GACTTGAACTCGGCCATTACCTATCAAATCACCAACTGCTCCGAGTTCCGGATGGCCGGAGAGATGGTGCTGACTGCCACGGCAATAGAGCAAGCCGGGGTCTTCTACGCAGAG GTGGAGGCCAGGAACACGGCGACTGCGGGTGTAGCCACCACTGTTGTTGAGATTCGCGTTTCAGAGCAGGAGCCCCCGTCCACAG GCTCCCCAGAGCCCCCCACATCCCCAGAGACTGGAAGAACAACTGGGCCCTGGAGCAGCACCACTTCGGAAGCCCCCAGGCCCCCTGGGACCTCTCAGGGACCCTCAACAACCAGCTCTGGGGGTGGCAGTGGCCCTCATCCACCCCTAGGCACAACTCTGAGGCCACTGACCTCACCCACACCCGGGGGACCCACCAGCCTGGGAGTGGGCACCTCGACCCAACCAGCCACGCCCGGTGGGGGCTCAGCACAGACCCAGAAGCCTGAGACCCCTGGGCCCACGGCTCCCGGTCCGGGAGCGGGCACCTCCCCTCAACCAGCCACACCCAGTGGGGGCTCAGCACAGACCTCAAAACCAGGGACTTCTCCAACGACCACCCCCGATGTGGGAGCAGGCACGTCACGACCAACCACGCCCGGTGGGGGCTCAGCACAGACCCAGAAGCCTGGGACCTCTCGGCCCACGGTCCCTGGGCCCAGCAGGAGCCCCCCACCCTCAG GGACGCCAGGAAGCAGCACAGGAGGAAGTGTCCCAATACAGGATGACCAGCACTTCTCCATAGTGGACATGGCAGTGCTGGGAGGGGTGCTGGGTGCACTGCTGTTGCTGGCCCTCCTGGGCCTGGCCATCCTCATTCACAAACACTATGGTCACCGACTGAATTGCTGCTCTGGCAAAGCTGCG gagccccagccccacgGCTTTGACAATCAGGCCTTTCTGGGGGACCAGGAGGCCAACTGGGCACCTGCCCCTAGCCCCAGTCCGGGGCCCAAGTCTGTGGAGGTGCCACCGGAGCCGCCCAGCCCCGGGTCCCCTGTCCCTGAGCCTCCCAGCACGGAGTCCCCAGACCCAGGTCCCTTCGCCAGTGCCCCTGAGTCCCCGGTGGCCGCCAGGGCTGTGGACAGCCCCTCAGCAGTGAGATCCATCCTGACCAAGGAGCGGCGCCCCGAGGGCGGCTACAAGGCCGTGTGGTTCGGCGAGGACATTGGGGCCGAGGCCGACGTGGTTGTCCTTAACGCACCCACCGCGGACGCGGACGGCGCGGGCGACTCTGACAGCGAGGACGctggccagggctggggtccCCGCGGCGCGCCTGCGCCGGAAGACGACTCCACCTACATCTAG
- the Irf7 gene encoding interferon regulatory factor 7: MAVVPQRGVQRVLFGEWLLGEVSSGCYEGLRWLDNAHTVFRVPWKHFARKDLGEADARIFKAWAVARGRWPPNTGGGDRTPPEAEAAERAGWKTNFRCALHSTRLFRMLQDNSGDPVDPHKVYALNPVLEWRAPGPTGPPLLEGPAVYQREEEALEGALPTQGGPLGPFLAGDTKLQAPSPLPIPAGDTGDLLLQVLQHSLLGDPLMEAARRVDPAPPGPSGPEHPLEALHTAQAVEAVPSPRPQHVALMTDPSPGALDVTIMYKGRTVLQAMVGHPSCVFLYGPPGPAIRASEPQQVVFPSPAELSDQKQLHYTEKLLQHVTPGLQLELRGLALWARRMGKCKVYWEVGSPLGSASPSSPAQLLERNCNTAIFDFSTFFRELGEFRTRRRQGSPHYTIYLGFGQDLSAGRPKEKNLVLVKLEPWLCRVHLEGVQREGVSSLDSGSLSLSLSSTNSLYDDIEHFLMELEQPA, translated from the exons ATGGCTGTAGTTCCTCAGAG GGGGGTCCAGCGTGTTCTGTTTGGAGAGTGGCTTCTGGGTGAGGTCAGCAGCGGCTGCTACGAGGGGCTGCGGTGGCTGGACAACGCCCACACTGTCTTCCGGGTGCCCTGGAAGCACTTTGCTCGCAAGGACCTAGGAGAGGCAGACGCCCGCATCTTCAAG gCCTGGGCAGTGGCTCGAGGCAGGTGGCCACCCAACACTGGCGGGGGCGACAGGACACCCCCAGAGGCCGAGGCTGCAGAGCGTGCGGGCTGGAAAACCAACTTCCGATGCGCACTGCACAGCACACGGCTCTTCCGGATGCTGCAAGACAACTCAGGGGACCCTGTGGACCCACACAAGGTGTACGCGCTCAACCCTGTGCTGGAGTGGAGAG CCCCAGGTCCAACTGGCCCCCCACTTTTGGAAGGCCCAGCTGTCTATCAGAGGGAAGAAGAGGCTCTTGAAGGTGCCCTGCCTACACAG GGTGGGCCCCTAGGACCATTCCTGGCAGGAGACACCAAGCTGCAAGCCCCAAGCCCTTTGCCCATCCCAGCAGGTGACACAGGGGACCTCTTGCTCCAGGTTCTTCAGCACAGCCTCCTGGGGGACCCCCTGATGGAGGCTGCAAGGCGGGTAGACCCAGCCCCTCCGGGGCCTTCTG GCCCAGAGCACCCTTTGGAGGCGCTTCATACAGCACAGGCAGTGGAagctgtccccagccccaggcctcaaCACGTGGCCCTGATGACAG ATCCCAGCCCAGGTGCCCTGGACGTGACCATCATGTACAAGGGACGCACAGTGCTGCAGGCAATGGTGGGGCACCCCAGCTGTGTGTTCCTGTATGGACCCCCTGGCCCAGCCATCAGGGCCTCGGAGCCCCAGCAGGTGGTCTTCCCTAGCCCTGCTGAGCTCTCTGATCAGAAGCAGCTGCACTACACAGAGAAGCTATTGCAGCATGTGACCCCTGGCCTGCAGCTGGAGCTGCGCGGACTGGCACTGTGGGCCCGGCGCATGGGCAAGTGCAAGGTGTACTGGGAGGTGGGCAGTCCCTTGGGTTCTGCCAGCccctccagcccagcccagctgctGGAGCGCAACTGCAACACAGCCATCTTCGACTTCAGCACCTTCTTCCGAG AGCTGGGGGAATTCCGGACACGAAGGCGCCAAGGCTCCCCACACTACACCATCTACCTGGGCTTTGGGCAGGACCTGTCAGCAGGGAGGCCCAAGGAAAAGAACCTGGTCCTGGTGAAG CTGGAGCCATGGCTGTGCCGGGTGCATCTGGAGGGTGTGCAACGTGAGGGCGTGTCTTCCCTGGACAGTGGCAGCCTCAGCCTGTCCCTGTCAAGCACCAACAGCCTCTACGATGACATTGAGCACTTCCTCATGGAGCTGGAACAGCCAGCTTAA
- the Cdhr5 gene encoding cadherin-related family member 5 isoform X2 encodes MTAAKMGAQALRWPPLLLALLTVLLGHSPGATAQTQVCSVDKTFLQVQENENITEALVNISVPDGQQVTLGSSSTPSAFRILENQLFLSVIPDYEENTMLEAHLECKRGNTVVTQLRVFVVVLDVNDNAPEFPFTTKEQDVQEDTKVNSTVIPEAELQATDRDKDSTLFYTLQEVTPGAGSFFSLLGVNRPALRLDRALDFYQWQNMTFRLLVRDTREEHQEPSHTATATLVLKVLPADLRPPWFLPCSYSDGSVCIQAQYRGAIPTGHTLLSPLILRPGPIYAVDGDRGINERVIYSIIGGNKDNTFAIDPDSGNLTMTKSVPSPMTFLLLVKGEQADLARYSVTQVTVEARQAHGSQPHFSQSLYRGTVAPGSGSGVAVKDATSPSQPLRIWAQDPEFPDLNSAITYQITNCSEFRMAGEMVLTATAIEQAGVFYAEVEARNTATAGVATTVVEIRVSEQEPPSTGTTLRPLTSPTPGGPTSLGVGTSTQPATPGGGSAQTQKPETPGPTAPGPGAGTSPQPATPSGGSAQTSKPGTSPTTTPDVGAGTSRPTTPGGGSAQTQKPGTSRPTVPGPSRSPPPSGTPGSSTGGSVPIQDDQHFSIVDMAVLGGVLGALLLLALLGLAILIHKHYGHRLNCCSGKAAEPQPHGFDNQAFLGDQEANWAPAPSPSPGPKSVEVPPEPPSPGSPVPEPPSTESPDPGPFASAPESPVAARAVDSPSAVRSILTKERRPEGGYKAVWFGEDIGAEADVVVLNAPTADADGAGDSDSEDAGQGWGPRGAPAPEDDSTYI; translated from the exons ATGACAGCGGCCAAGATGGGGGCTCAGGCCCTGCGATGGCCTCCCCTGCTGCTGGCGCTGCTCACCGTGCTGCTTGGCCATTCCCCGGGAGCCACAGCCCAGACTCAGG TCTGCTCAGTGGACAAGACCTTCCTCCAAGTGCAGGAGAACGAAAACATCACGGAAGCCCTGGTGAACATCTCCGTCCCAGATGGCCAGCAGGTGACCCTCGGATCCTCGTCCACCCCATCCGCATTTCGGAtcctagaaaaccagctctttcTCAGCGTGATTCCTGATTATGAG GAGAATACGATGCTGGAGGCACACCTGGAGTGCAAGAGGGGGAACACCGTG GTGACGCAGCTGAGGGTGTTTGTGGTGGTGCTGGATGTCAACGACAATGCCCCAGAGTTCCCCTTCACCACCAAGGAGCAGGACGTGCAGGAG GACACCAAAGTGAACTCTACAGTCATCCCTGAGGCAGAACTACAGGCCACGGACCGTGACAAGGACAGCACCTTATTCTACACCCtacaggaagtgacccca GGCGCTGGCAGCTTCTTCTCCCTTTTGGGGGTGAACCGCCCTGCCCTGAGGCTGGACCGGGCCCTGGACTTCTACCAGTGGCAGAACATGACCTTCCGGCTGCTGGTGCGG GACACAAGGGAGGAGCACCAGGAGCCCAGCCACACAGCCACGGCCACCCTGGTCCTGAAGGTGCTGCCCGCTGACCTGCGGCCACCCTGGTTCTTGCCCTGCTCCTACTCAGACGGCTCCGTCTGCATCCAGGCTCAGTACCGGGGGGCCATCCCCACAGGACACACACTG ctgTCCCCCCTCATCCTGCGTCCGGGGCCCATCTATGCTGTGGACGGAGATCGGGGCATCAACGAGCGGGTCATCTACAGCATTATAGGGG GAAACAAGGACAACACATTTGCCATCGACCCAGACTCTGGCAACCTCACCATGACCAAGAgtgtccccagccccatgacaTTCCTGCTACTGGTCAAG GGTGAACAGGCTGATCTGGCCCGTTACTCGGTGACCCAGGTCACTGTGGAGGCCCGCCAGGCCCATGGGAGCCAGCCCCACTTCTCCCAGAGCCTGTACCGAGGCACTGTGGCCCCTGGCTCTGGGTCTGGTGTGGCTGTCAAGGATGCCACCTCCCCCTCTCAGCCTCTGAGGATCTGGGCTCAGGACCCCGAGTTCCCG GACTTGAACTCGGCCATTACCTATCAAATCACCAACTGCTCCGAGTTCCGGATGGCCGGAGAGATGGTGCTGACTGCCACGGCAATAGAGCAAGCCGGGGTCTTCTACGCAGAG GTGGAGGCCAGGAACACGGCGACTGCGGGTGTAGCCACCACTGTTGTTGAGATTCGCGTTTCAGAGCAGGAGCCCCCGTCCACAG GCACAACTCTGAGGCCACTGACCTCACCCACACCCGGGGGACCCACCAGCCTGGGAGTGGGCACCTCGACCCAACCAGCCACGCCCGGTGGGGGCTCAGCACAGACCCAGAAGCCTGAGACCCCTGGGCCCACGGCTCCCGGTCCGGGAGCGGGCACCTCCCCTCAACCAGCCACACCCAGTGGGGGCTCAGCACAGACCTCAAAACCAGGGACTTCTCCAACGACCACCCCCGATGTGGGAGCAGGCACGTCACGACCAACCACGCCCGGTGGGGGCTCAGCACAGACCCAGAAGCCTGGGACCTCTCGGCCCACGGTCCCTGGGCCCAGCAGGAGCCCCCCACCCTCAG GGACGCCAGGAAGCAGCACAGGAGGAAGTGTCCCAATACAGGATGACCAGCACTTCTCCATAGTGGACATGGCAGTGCTGGGAGGGGTGCTGGGTGCACTGCTGTTGCTGGCCCTCCTGGGCCTGGCCATCCTCATTCACAAACACTATGGTCACCGACTGAATTGCTGCTCTGGCAAAGCTGCG gagccccagccccacgGCTTTGACAATCAGGCCTTTCTGGGGGACCAGGAGGCCAACTGGGCACCTGCCCCTAGCCCCAGTCCGGGGCCCAAGTCTGTGGAGGTGCCACCGGAGCCGCCCAGCCCCGGGTCCCCTGTCCCTGAGCCTCCCAGCACGGAGTCCCCAGACCCAGGTCCCTTCGCCAGTGCCCCTGAGTCCCCGGTGGCCGCCAGGGCTGTGGACAGCCCCTCAGCAGTGAGATCCATCCTGACCAAGGAGCGGCGCCCCGAGGGCGGCTACAAGGCCGTGTGGTTCGGCGAGGACATTGGGGCCGAGGCCGACGTGGTTGTCCTTAACGCACCCACCGCGGACGCGGACGGCGCGGGCGACTCTGACAGCGAGGACGctggccagggctggggtccCCGCGGCGCGCCTGCGCCGGAAGACGACTCCACCTACATCTAG
- the Cdhr5 gene encoding cadherin-related family member 5 isoform X4, which produces MTAAKMGAQALRWPPLLLALLTVLLGHSPGATAQTQVCSVDKTFLQVQENENITEALVNISVPDGQQVTLGSSSTPSAFRILENQLFLSVIPDYEENTMLEAHLECKRGNTVVTQLRVFVVVLDVNDNAPEFPFTTKEQDVQEDTKVNSTVIPEAELQATDRDKDSTLFYTLQEVTPGAGSFFSLLGVNRPALRLDRALDFYQWQNMTFRLLVRDTREEHQEPSHTATATLVLKVLPADLRPPWFLPCSYSDGSVCIQAQYRGAIPTGHTLLSPLILRPGPIYAVDGDRGINERVIYSIIGGNKDNTFAIDPDSGNLTMTKSVPSPMTFLLLVKGEQADLARYSVTQVTVEARQAHGSQPHFSQSLYRGTVAPGSGSGVAVKDATSPSQPLRIWAQDPEFPDLNSAITYQITNCSEFRMAGEMVLTATAIEQAGVFYAEVEARNTATAGVATTVVEIRVSEQEPPSTGTPGSSTGGSVPIQDDQHFSIVDMAVLGGVLGALLLLALLGLAILIHKHYGHRLNCCSGKAAEPQPHGFDNQAFLGDQEANWAPAPSPSPGPKSVEVPPEPPSPGSPVPEPPSTESPDPGPFASAPESPVAARAVDSPSAVRSILTKERRPEGGYKAVWFGEDIGAEADVVVLNAPTADADGAGDSDSEDAGQGWGPRGAPAPEDDSTYI; this is translated from the exons ATGACAGCGGCCAAGATGGGGGCTCAGGCCCTGCGATGGCCTCCCCTGCTGCTGGCGCTGCTCACCGTGCTGCTTGGCCATTCCCCGGGAGCCACAGCCCAGACTCAGG TCTGCTCAGTGGACAAGACCTTCCTCCAAGTGCAGGAGAACGAAAACATCACGGAAGCCCTGGTGAACATCTCCGTCCCAGATGGCCAGCAGGTGACCCTCGGATCCTCGTCCACCCCATCCGCATTTCGGAtcctagaaaaccagctctttcTCAGCGTGATTCCTGATTATGAG GAGAATACGATGCTGGAGGCACACCTGGAGTGCAAGAGGGGGAACACCGTG GTGACGCAGCTGAGGGTGTTTGTGGTGGTGCTGGATGTCAACGACAATGCCCCAGAGTTCCCCTTCACCACCAAGGAGCAGGACGTGCAGGAG GACACCAAAGTGAACTCTACAGTCATCCCTGAGGCAGAACTACAGGCCACGGACCGTGACAAGGACAGCACCTTATTCTACACCCtacaggaagtgacccca GGCGCTGGCAGCTTCTTCTCCCTTTTGGGGGTGAACCGCCCTGCCCTGAGGCTGGACCGGGCCCTGGACTTCTACCAGTGGCAGAACATGACCTTCCGGCTGCTGGTGCGG GACACAAGGGAGGAGCACCAGGAGCCCAGCCACACAGCCACGGCCACCCTGGTCCTGAAGGTGCTGCCCGCTGACCTGCGGCCACCCTGGTTCTTGCCCTGCTCCTACTCAGACGGCTCCGTCTGCATCCAGGCTCAGTACCGGGGGGCCATCCCCACAGGACACACACTG ctgTCCCCCCTCATCCTGCGTCCGGGGCCCATCTATGCTGTGGACGGAGATCGGGGCATCAACGAGCGGGTCATCTACAGCATTATAGGGG GAAACAAGGACAACACATTTGCCATCGACCCAGACTCTGGCAACCTCACCATGACCAAGAgtgtccccagccccatgacaTTCCTGCTACTGGTCAAG GGTGAACAGGCTGATCTGGCCCGTTACTCGGTGACCCAGGTCACTGTGGAGGCCCGCCAGGCCCATGGGAGCCAGCCCCACTTCTCCCAGAGCCTGTACCGAGGCACTGTGGCCCCTGGCTCTGGGTCTGGTGTGGCTGTCAAGGATGCCACCTCCCCCTCTCAGCCTCTGAGGATCTGGGCTCAGGACCCCGAGTTCCCG GACTTGAACTCGGCCATTACCTATCAAATCACCAACTGCTCCGAGTTCCGGATGGCCGGAGAGATGGTGCTGACTGCCACGGCAATAGAGCAAGCCGGGGTCTTCTACGCAGAG GTGGAGGCCAGGAACACGGCGACTGCGGGTGTAGCCACCACTGTTGTTGAGATTCGCGTTTCAGAGCAGGAGCCCCCGTCCACAG GGACGCCAGGAAGCAGCACAGGAGGAAGTGTCCCAATACAGGATGACCAGCACTTCTCCATAGTGGACATGGCAGTGCTGGGAGGGGTGCTGGGTGCACTGCTGTTGCTGGCCCTCCTGGGCCTGGCCATCCTCATTCACAAACACTATGGTCACCGACTGAATTGCTGCTCTGGCAAAGCTGCG gagccccagccccacgGCTTTGACAATCAGGCCTTTCTGGGGGACCAGGAGGCCAACTGGGCACCTGCCCCTAGCCCCAGTCCGGGGCCCAAGTCTGTGGAGGTGCCACCGGAGCCGCCCAGCCCCGGGTCCCCTGTCCCTGAGCCTCCCAGCACGGAGTCCCCAGACCCAGGTCCCTTCGCCAGTGCCCCTGAGTCCCCGGTGGCCGCCAGGGCTGTGGACAGCCCCTCAGCAGTGAGATCCATCCTGACCAAGGAGCGGCGCCCCGAGGGCGGCTACAAGGCCGTGTGGTTCGGCGAGGACATTGGGGCCGAGGCCGACGTGGTTGTCCTTAACGCACCCACCGCGGACGCGGACGGCGCGGGCGACTCTGACAGCGAGGACGctggccagggctggggtccCCGCGGCGCGCCTGCGCCGGAAGACGACTCCACCTACATCTAG